In Carya illinoinensis cultivar Pawnee chromosome 16, C.illinoinensisPawnee_v1, whole genome shotgun sequence, a single window of DNA contains:
- the LOC122299882 gene encoding probable serine/threonine-protein kinase At1g54610 yields MPARTEVEQIHRIFKLCGTPSDEYWKKLKLSSKFKIPPFRPSLTETFSEFPASSLGLLNTFLALDPAYRGCASLALQNEFFYTSPLACDLSDLPVIYSEDNELKDANEERKYRNSRMKHRSRTVRERRRKDLVTEKPKEDKEYPPKEQQKTAEPDVQFQEPDSTASSASSGVKPASRTESPILTTSSTSSGVKPSSQTASPHFSFSPDVSFNPRMLPKTHEAHPNSSKNTRNLPPLPISAVKDNNMFRFKPVHRSASTRDFRKTGLRNHFDHVYAIDD; encoded by the exons ATGCCGGCTAGAACAGAG GTCGAGCAAATTCACCGGATTTTCAAGCTATGTGGCACACCTTCAGATGAGTATTGGAAAAAGTTGAAACTATCTTCGAAATTCAAAATTCCACCGTTCAGACCTAGCCTTACAGAGACTTTCAGCGAGTTCCCAGCATCTTCTTTGGGTCTGTTGAACACTTTTCTTGCTCTGGACCCAGCATATAGGGGCTGTGCATCCTTAGCTCTCCAAAATGAA TTCTTTTACACAAGTCCATTGGCATGCGACCTTTCAGATCTGCCTGTAATCTACAGCGAAGATAATGAACTGAAGGATGCCAATGAAGAGAGAAA GTACAGGAATTCTCGAATGAAACATCGGTCCAGGACAGTTCGTGAGCGCAGGAGAAAAGATCTAGTCACTGAAAAGCCTAAGGAAGATAAAGAATATCCTCCAAAG GAGCAGCAGAAGACTGCAGAGCCAGATGTACAATTCCAAGAGCCGGATAGCACTGCCAGCAGTGCTTCCTCTGGTGTAAAGCCAGCAAGCCGTACAGAAAGCCCAATTTTAACTACAAGTAGTACCTCGTCTGGTGTAAAGCCCTCCAGCCAAACAGCGAGCCCGCATTTCTCGTTCTCCCCAGATGTTTCTTTCAATCCAAGAATGTTACCGAAGACACATGAGGCTCATCCTAATTCTAGCAAGAACACCAGGAACCTGCCTCCACTGCCCATCTCTGCAGTGAAAGATAATAATATGTTCAGGTTTAAGCCTGTCCATAGGTCTGCATCCACAAGAGATTTCAGAAAAACAGGTCTAAGGAATCATTTTGATCATGTCTATGCAATTGATGATTAG